TATACCCTTAAATGTTAAACCATGGGGTTACCCATACATATTTTAAATTCATCATTAACCGTAACAATATCTTGATCGGCAGGGCCAACATCGTCCAAAAAAGGAACGCAACTAATGCATACCTTACTATCCCCAATTTAGCCATCGTTTTGCCTTTCCTCATCACCACATACGGAATGCCCATCCCCAGAACATAATAAAGCGCTACTACCCATCCACCGATAAAAAATCCCAGGAGCGATTTCGAGTCTATACCAAAAAATTGGGTAAAATCGTAATTCGTCTCTGCCACAATCCTGTGCGAATCCCACTCTTGCCATGGCATAAATATTAACCATCCTGGCCCACGCAAAAACACACCCACTACTATCAACATTATCCAGAGCACCAAGAATCCAAAACAAAATACCGTTATGGCAAATATCCTCTCGCGAAACGTATAATACCCATTTCCTTTCGGATTAATATCCACATAAGGAATAGCCATTAAACCTACAATGATTAAACTGGGGAGTATAACCCCTGCAATCCATGGATCAAAATAGACAAGCATCTCTTGCAGCCCCAGAAAATACCACGGCGCTTTTGACGGATTCGGCGTCACATTTGGATTGGCAAATTCCTCCAAAGGTGCATCAGTTATACATCCCCATACAAGCAGTCCAATGGTCAGCCAAATACATACAATAAACTCTTTTCTTACAAGATAAGGCCATACCTGTATTTTATCGTTTGCTTGCTCCTCTTTTGTGTCTTTTGCTGCAGTAGACTTTCTCTTCAAACGATCATTTTTTATTGCCCGCACAAACGCTACAATCGTAAAAAAGATTACAATAATACCGCAGAGAGCTATTACTTCATTGTCTTTTACCAATAAAACCTTTAAGAAATTTTCCATAAATTCGCTCTACTTACAGTTGTCCGGTAGATCCTCCATCCTTTCTGACCCTCCAGAAATGCAGTCCCATAAGTATGGACGTCATTAAGGGAAAGGCAATGCAATGCCAGATATATGCCCGCAGCAAGGCATTACCTCCGACCTCCGATCCCCCCAATATTGCAAACCGGATGTCATTAAACGCCGTCATCCCCAACTGCTCTCCAAATGGCCCTTCGTGTCCCAAAAAAGGCGTCGCACGCGCCATATTCGTTCCTACTGTTATTGCCCAAAATCCCAACTGGTCCCACGTCAACAAATACCCGCTAAAACTCAACAGAAACGTTAATACCAACAAGATTACCCCTACCACCCAGTTAAACTCCCGAGGCGGCTTGTATGACCCGGTCATAAACACCCTGAACATATGAATCATCACCGTTATCACCATCAGATGAGCTCCCCACCGGTGAGTATTCCGCAAAATACTACCGAAGACCACGTTATATTTCAGATCCTTTACGTCCCAATAGGCATTTCTCGTGTCGGGATGATAGTAAAACATGAGCAATACACCAGTGAGGGTCAGGAATAAAAACAAAAAGAACGTTATCCCACCCATACACCATGTATGATTCGGCTTTATTGCTTGACGGGCGATCATCACCGGATGCAAATGCATGAAGAAATTCCCCACAATCGCCAGCGTCCTGCTGCGACGGGTATCGTCATGCCTGCGCCTGAAGAAAGATCTCCACATGTGCGTTCGGGACATTTCTCCAATTACCTGTCGAATCTTATTAATAAACCGTTCCATTTTTACCTATTCTCCGCTTATACTTTCAAATACGAGCCAAGTTTTTCCCACTCTCCTCGTTCCCCGCGAAAACGAATCCCTTTGTCAACCAGTATCTGCCCATCCTCGGCTACACCCACCTTAAATCTCTCCAACGGGCGAGGCGCAGGACCTTCCACATTCATACCATCCGGCGTATACCCGCTTCCGTGGCATGGGCACTTAAATTTCCCCTCCGCCGCAAGCCAATTCGGCGTACACCCAAGATGGGTACATTTTGCCTGAATCACGTACAGCTTATCCACCTCACGCACAACCCATATCCTGTGTTCCTGCTTATACCGCTCACTTATTCCCATCGTGTATTCAAATGGAAACCCTATCTTGAATTTTGTAGGAGGCTCAAAAAGCATCCTCGGGAAAAAAAATCTTGCAATTGAGAAGACACATCCAGCGATAAAAAACCATACACAACTCCAGCCACCCCATCTCAATACATCGCGTCGGTTAACCCTGTACTCCGGCTGCACACTCGCCGCTCCACCCTTCTCGTTTCCTATACCTCTCTCTTCTTCTACCTTCATTCCTTTTTATTTCCTGACATTCATTAAAAACATTGCTTTGTTAAAAGATACGTGATCCAAAAGATTTTTTAAAAAGAATCAAAAAGAAACAAAAAACTGTTTTAAGGATTTTTGAAACAAGCATTGCCATTTTGTTCATCCATATTTTGTCCAACAACAAGCTTAGGGGAGTCGTCATGCTTCAACCTCGTTCAAAATGATATCCTGATATCATTCTTGGCGGAGTCAATGGGTTGTTGTTTATTCTTTGCTTTTTCGGCAAAAAAGTTTTCATATACTAATCCGGCGAGTACACCACCAGCAATAG
The Candidatus Brocadia sp. genome window above contains:
- a CDS encoding DUF4405 domain-containing protein, whose amino-acid sequence is MERFINKIRQVIGEMSRTHMWRSFFRRRHDDTRRSRTLAIVGNFFMHLHPVMIARQAIKPNHTWCMGGITFFLFLFLTLTGVLLMFYYHPDTRNAYWDVKDLKYNVVFGSILRNTHRWGAHLMVITVMIHMFRVFMTGSYKPPREFNWVVGVILLVLTFLLSFSGYLLTWDQLGFWAITVGTNMARATPFLGHEGPFGEQLGMTAFNDIRFAILGGSEVGGNALLRAYIWHCIAFPLMTSILMGLHFWRVRKDGGSTGQL
- a CDS encoding Rieske (2Fe-2S) protein translates to MKVEEERGIGNEKGGAASVQPEYRVNRRDVLRWGGWSCVWFFIAGCVFSIARFFFPRMLFEPPTKFKIGFPFEYTMGISERYKQEHRIWVVREVDKLYVIQAKCTHLGCTPNWLAAEGKFKCPCHGSGYTPDGMNVEGPAPRPLERFKVGVAEDGQILVDKGIRFRGERGEWEKLGSYLKV
- a CDS encoding cytochrome C; this encodes MENFLKVLLVKDNEVIALCGIIVIFFTIVAFVRAIKNDRLKRKSTAAKDTKEEQANDKIQVWPYLVRKEFIVCIWLTIGLLVWGCITDAPLEEFANPNVTPNPSKAPWYFLGLQEMLVYFDPWIAGVILPSLIIVGLMAIPYVDINPKGNGYYTFRERIFAITVFCFGFLVLWIMLIVVGVFLRGPGWLIFMPWQEWDSHRIVAETNYDFTQFFGIDSKSLLGFFIGGWVVALYYVLGMGIPYVVMRKGKTMAKLGIVRYALVAFLFWTMLALPIKILLRLMMNLKYVWVTPWFNI